From the Tribolium castaneum strain GA2 chromosome 2, icTriCast1.1, whole genome shotgun sequence genome, one window contains:
- the Scgalpha gene encoding epsilon-sarcoglycan isoform X1, producing MLLFPLIFAFLSVVSAKDENVLMTEVFEIIVNPPMFNWTYEGKTDQFVYQPSLLNAPDLPSWINYVFSPLHHCGYLFGVPPSHNNANIQLEIIALNRKTYETRHEHINIHVSEKLNPAKYEVHMKIDNLNVDNMFEVERMESLKDIYRKVLWKDSENDLYVTFLSSAIKLGARKPLNPTEGEGVVLRLGSQSAFSPELTELQEEVRPLWKAAYPCPRDFKRTKVERLFRNSGFHMDWCSFRLIDDNNSALHQSVSKEKLLNSVENAYEDRWETVTKSEVPQRSYLHEFLFTILVPMFVMIFLALVLSLILCFHHEGIKDPESEAFFYNLYHICVDYYRSKRMEDTPPDELNQYATIHRATQSLRSLSNNREMTLSPDPMLLSRSHTNSPTSTINRGVHCRPNPPPYVRPKYRPEL from the exons ATGCTCCTATTTCCCTTAATTTTTGCCTTTCTGAGTGTCGTTTCAGCAAAAGACGAAAATGTCCTAATGACCGAGGTGTTCGAAATCATCGTAAACCCCCCAATGTTCAACTGGACGTACGAGGGCAAAACCGACCAATTTGTTTACCAACCATCGCTCCTAAACGCCCCTGACCTACCCTCATGGATAAACTACGTCTTCAGCCCCCTGCACCACTGTGGCTACTTATTCGGGGTACCCCCGAGCCACAACAATGCAAATATCCAGCTGGAAATCATAGCTTTGAACCGCAAAACGTACGAAACGAGGCACGAGCACATCAATATCCACGTCTCCGAGAAGTTAAATCCCGCCAAATATGAAGTGCATATGAAGATTGATAACTTGAATGTCGATAATATGTTTGAGGTTGAGCGAATGGAGAGTCTGAAGGATATTTATAGGAAGGTGTTGTGGAAGGACAGTGAGAATGATCTTTACGTTACGTTTCTCTCGTCTGCGATTAAACTGGGGGCCAGGAAGCCCCTAAACCCGACCGAGGGCGAAGG GGTCGTTTTAAGGCTAGGGAGCCAATCAGCCTTTTCGCCGGAGTTGACCGAACTTCAGGAAGAAGTTAGGCCCTTATGGAAGGCCGCGTACCCGTGCCCTCGCGATTTTAAGCGAACTAAAGTCGAGAGGCTGTTCCGAAATTCGGGGTTTCACATGGACTGGTGCTCCTTTAGACTT ATTGACGACAATAACTCGGCGCTTCACCAGAGCGTGTCCAAAGAAAAGCTCCTAAACTCGGTCGAGAACGCCTACGAGGACCGCTGGGAGACAGTAACAAAAAGCGAAGTGCCTCAAAGAAGCTACCTTCACGAATTTCTCTTCACAATCCTGGTCCCCATGTTCGTGATGATTTTCCTCGCTTTGGTGCTTTCCCTAATTCTGTGCTTCCACCACGAAGGGAT AAAAGACCCCGAGAGCGAAGCTTTTTTCTATAACTTGTATCACATTTGTGTCGATTATTACAG ATCGAAACGAATGGAGGACACGCCCCCCGACGAACTCAACCAATACGCGACCATCCACCGCGCCACCCAATCACTGCGCAGCTTGTCGAACAACCGCGAAATGACCCTGTCACCTGACCCCATGCTGCTGTCCAGGAGCCACACCAACAGCCCCACCTCCACCATCAACCGGGGGGTGCACTGCCGCCCCAACCCCCCGCCCTACGTGCGCCCGAAGTACCGGCCAGAGTTGTGA
- the Scgalpha gene encoding epsilon-sarcoglycan isoform X2, with amino-acid sequence MLLFPLIFAFLSVVSAKDENVLMTEVFEIIVNPPMFNWTYEGKTDQFVYQPSLLNAPDLPSWINYVFSPLHHCGYLFGVPPSHNNANIQLEIIALNRKTYETRHEHINIHVSEKLNPAKYEVHMKIDNLNVDNMFEVERMESLKDIYRKVLWKDSENDLYVTFLSSAIKLGARKPLNPTEGEGVVLRLGSQSAFSPELTELQEEVRPLWKAAYPCPRDFKRTKVERLFRNSGFHMDWCSFRLIDDNNSALHQSVSKEKLLNSVENAYEDRWETVTKSEVPQRSYLHEFLFTILVPMFVMIFLALVLSLILCFHHEGISKRMEDTPPDELNQYATIHRATQSLRSLSNNREMTLSPDPMLLSRSHTNSPTSTINRGVHCRPNPPPYVRPKYRPEL; translated from the exons ATGCTCCTATTTCCCTTAATTTTTGCCTTTCTGAGTGTCGTTTCAGCAAAAGACGAAAATGTCCTAATGACCGAGGTGTTCGAAATCATCGTAAACCCCCCAATGTTCAACTGGACGTACGAGGGCAAAACCGACCAATTTGTTTACCAACCATCGCTCCTAAACGCCCCTGACCTACCCTCATGGATAAACTACGTCTTCAGCCCCCTGCACCACTGTGGCTACTTATTCGGGGTACCCCCGAGCCACAACAATGCAAATATCCAGCTGGAAATCATAGCTTTGAACCGCAAAACGTACGAAACGAGGCACGAGCACATCAATATCCACGTCTCCGAGAAGTTAAATCCCGCCAAATATGAAGTGCATATGAAGATTGATAACTTGAATGTCGATAATATGTTTGAGGTTGAGCGAATGGAGAGTCTGAAGGATATTTATAGGAAGGTGTTGTGGAAGGACAGTGAGAATGATCTTTACGTTACGTTTCTCTCGTCTGCGATTAAACTGGGGGCCAGGAAGCCCCTAAACCCGACCGAGGGCGAAGG GGTCGTTTTAAGGCTAGGGAGCCAATCAGCCTTTTCGCCGGAGTTGACCGAACTTCAGGAAGAAGTTAGGCCCTTATGGAAGGCCGCGTACCCGTGCCCTCGCGATTTTAAGCGAACTAAAGTCGAGAGGCTGTTCCGAAATTCGGGGTTTCACATGGACTGGTGCTCCTTTAGACTT ATTGACGACAATAACTCGGCGCTTCACCAGAGCGTGTCCAAAGAAAAGCTCCTAAACTCGGTCGAGAACGCCTACGAGGACCGCTGGGAGACAGTAACAAAAAGCGAAGTGCCTCAAAGAAGCTACCTTCACGAATTTCTCTTCACAATCCTGGTCCCCATGTTCGTGATGATTTTCCTCGCTTTGGTGCTTTCCCTAATTCTGTGCTTCCACCACGAAGGGAT ATCGAAACGAATGGAGGACACGCCCCCCGACGAACTCAACCAATACGCGACCATCCACCGCGCCACCCAATCACTGCGCAGCTTGTCGAACAACCGCGAAATGACCCTGTCACCTGACCCCATGCTGCTGTCCAGGAGCCACACCAACAGCCCCACCTCCACCATCAACCGGGGGGTGCACTGCCGCCCCAACCCCCCGCCCTACGTGCGCCCGAAGTACCGGCCAGAGTTGTGA